The Gemmatimonadaceae bacterium genome window below encodes:
- a CDS encoding cupin domain-containing protein has translation MTASSSNERFSATGNSFCIHEWRGSGPAIMHVHLADDEAWHVLEGKLRFRFADRSVDVDAGGTMFVPAGVAHTYEAIDARYLIILTPKLDALIKALQSEKDRGRHDAIYRAHDSEIVE, from the coding sequence ATGACTGCGAGCTCGAGCAACGAGCGATTCTCGGCGACCGGCAATTCATTCTGCATTCACGAATGGCGCGGCAGCGGCCCGGCGATCATGCACGTGCATCTCGCCGACGACGAAGCGTGGCATGTCCTCGAAGGCAAACTCAGGTTCCGTTTTGCCGATCGAAGTGTGGACGTCGACGCCGGCGGAACGATGTTTGTCCCGGCCGGAGTCGCGCATACGTACGAGGCGATCGATGCGCGTTATCTCATCATTCTGACGCCAAAACTCGACGCGCTCATCAAGGCGCTGCAGAGCGAAAAGGATCGCGGCCGTCACGACGCGATTTATCGGGCTCACGATTCGGAGATCGTCGAATAG